One part of the Symphalangus syndactylus isolate Jambi chromosome 1, NHGRI_mSymSyn1-v2.1_pri, whole genome shotgun sequence genome encodes these proteins:
- the LOC129489836 gene encoding olfactory receptor 5M10 codes for MFSTNHTIVTEFILLGLTDDPVLEKILFGVFLAIYLITLAGNLCMILLIGTNSHLQTPMYFFLGHLSFVDICYSSNITANMLHNFLSEQKTISYAGCFTQCLLFIALVITEFYILSSMALDRCVAICSPLHYSSRMSKNICISLVTVPYMYGFLNGLSQTLLTFHLSFCGSLEINHFYCADPPLIMLACSDTHVKKMAMFVVAGFNLSSSLFFILLSYLFILAAILRIRSAEGRHKAFSTCASHLTIVTLFYGTLFCMYVRSPSEKSVEESKIIAVFYTFLSPMLNPLIYSLQNRDVILAIQQMIRGKSFCKIAV; via the coding sequence ATGTTCTCCACAAACCACACCATAGTGACAGAATTCATTCTCTTGGGACTGACAGACGACCCAGTGCTAGAGAAGATCCTGTTTGGGGTGTTCCTGGCGATCTACCTAATCACGCTGGCAGGCAACCTGTGCATGATCCTGCTGATCGGGACCAATTCCCACCTGCAAACACCCATGTATTTCTTCCTTGGCCACCTCTCCTTTGTAGACATTTGCTATTCTTCCAATATTACTGCAAATATGCTGCACAATTTCCTCTCAGAACAGAAGACAATCTCCTATGCTGGATGCTTCACACAGTGTCTTCTCTTCATCGCCCTGGTGATCACTGAGTTTTATATCCTTTCTTCAATGGCATTGGATCGCTGTGTAGCCATTTGCAGCCCTTTGCATTACAGTTCCAGGATGTCCAAGAACATTTGCATCTCTCTGGTCACTGTCCCTTACATGTATGGTTTCCTTAATGGGCTCTCTCAGACACTGCTGACCTTTCACTTATCCTTCTGTGGCTCCCTTGAAATCAATCATTTCTACTGTGCTGATCCTCCTCTTATCATGCTGGCCTGCTCTGACACCCATGTCAAAAAGATGGCAATGTTTGTAGTTGCAGGCTTTAATCTCTCAAGCTCTCTCTTCTTCATTCTTCTGTCCTATCTTTTCATTCTTGCAGCGATCTTGAGGATCCGTTCTGCTGAAGGCAGGCACAAAGCCTTTTCTACATGTGCTTCCCACCTGACAATAGTCACTTTGTTTTATGGAACCCTCTTCTGCATGTATGTAAGGTCTCCATCAGAGAAGTCTGTAGAGGAGTCCAAAATAATCGCAgtcttttatacttttttgagCCCAATGCTGAACCCATTGATCTATAGCCTACAGAACAGAGATGTAATCCTTGCCATACAACAAATGATTAGGGGAAAATCCTTTTGTAAAATTGCAGTGTAG